In Chanodichthys erythropterus isolate Z2021 chromosome 9, ASM2448905v1, whole genome shotgun sequence, a genomic segment contains:
- the comta gene encoding catechol O-methyltransferase A, protein MLLSLLAVAVVSAAVLYVLYRWLIPAAVQNCSWLALLWHDVILQRLLNIMTGSSRPQRMLKAVQKNATKGDPKSVISAIDYYCRHKEWAMNVGDDKGLILDSVLTEVNPSTALELGTYCGYSSVRIARLLSPDSKLITIEFNPAFAAIARQIITFAGLQDKVTLVEGASGDLIPKMKERFGIKSFDFVFLDHWKDRYVPDTKLLEDCGLLKKGTVLLADNVICPGAPEYLQYVRNNPRYESRYYPSNLEYTKVEDGLEKSVFLG, encoded by the exons atgCTGTTGAGTTTGTTGGCAGTGGCGGTGGTTTCAGCAGCTGTCCTGTACGTCCTCTATCGCTGGCTCATCCCTGCAGCTGTGCAGAACTGCAGCTGGCTGGCACTCCTCTGGCACGATGTCATCCTTCAGCGGCTCCTTAACATCATGACGGGATCATCGCGACCTCAG CGCATGCTGAAAGCCGTTCAGAAGAACGCCACAAAAGGAGACCCTAAGAGCGTCATCTCAGCCATCGACTACTACTGCAGGCACAAAGAATGGGCCATGAACGTGGGCGATGATAAAG GGCTCATACTGGATTCAGTGTTGACGGAGGTGAACCCCAGCACGGCTCTGGAGCTCGGCACATACTGCGGATACTCCAGCGTTCGTATCGCTCGGCTGCTGTCCCCTGACTCCAAACTCATTACCATCGAATTCAACCCAGCCTTTGCCGCCATTGCTCGTCAGATCATCACCTTCGCCGGCCTTCAGGACAAG GTTACTCTAGTGGAGGGAGCCTCTGGTGACTTAATCCCCAAAATGAAGGAGCGATTCGGAATAAAATCTtttgattttgtgtttttggaCCACTGGAAAGATCGTTATGTTCCAGATACTAAACTTCTTGAG GACTGTGGTCTACTCAAAAAAGGCACTGTCCTGTTGGCTGACAACGTCATTTGTCCCGGAGCCCCGGAATATTTGCAATATGTGAGGAACAACCCACGCTATGAGAGCCGATACTACCCGTCAAACCTGGAGTACACCAAAGTAGAAGATGGCCTGGAGAAATCTGTCTTCTTAGGATGA